From Epinephelus lanceolatus isolate andai-2023 chromosome 2, ASM4190304v1, whole genome shotgun sequence, one genomic window encodes:
- the tgfbrap1 gene encoding transforming growth factor-beta receptor-associated protein 1 homolog: protein MSVKAFELVPAVERDLLMGDKARINIECIECCGKHLYMGTNDCFIHHFLLDEVTSSKGKLSYLAQKLLHKYLGLKKPVAELRAASALERLIVLCDGIVFLVDMVTLETVPSAAGGGAKIRGVTAFCINENPVNGDPFCVEMGVLSSKRRTVQIYMVYEDRVQLVKEVTTPEQPCAVSVDGYFLCLALATQYMILNYNTGASQDLFPYNSEERRPIVKRIGREEFLLAAPGGLGMFANAEGVSQRAPVNWSESVIGAAVCFPYVVALDESFITIHSMLDQQLKQTLSFRDGHILQDFEGKVILASTKAVYVLVPLPLERQIQDLLASHRVEEALVLTEGAQQNIPKDKFQILHKRILQQAGFIQFGQLQFLEAKEHFRKGQLDVRELISLYPLLLPASSTFTRCHPPLHEFADLNHLAQGDQEKVLRCKKFLISYLGEVRSTEVANGCREDVDTALLKLYAEQDHDSLLDLLASDNSCLLADSVPWLEKYHKYFALGLLYHYNGQDAAALQLWIRVVDGDLQDSTRSDLYEYIIDFLCTCSNLDLIWKYADWALRKDPTKGVHIFTKRPSSKDLPEVKHDDVITYLGKHSQALLLYLEHLVLERRIKKEKFHTHLAVLYLERVLSLLSESPSDEEQLTRARERLQALLRESNLYRAQYLLAKMENCEQLLLERATLHGKLEEHDKALHILVHELRDFPSAEAFCIWASSCRDSAYRQQLFHQLLGVYLDGSLPGNTQTAAGGGDLEMAAVDLLNRHGEMFDAVHVLRMLPDGWSLQLLRPFLGRAVRASMHACRTSQIALGLAHSENLQLLHDRLKHRKKPIFVSEKKGCHLCHNTFSEPDVVCLPGGVPVHTHCVAQRVRDSPTKRQLTNSSNHT from the exons ATGAGTGTGAAGGCTTTTGAGCTTGTCCCCGCTGTGGAGCGAGATCTCCTCATGGGCGACAAGGCTCGCATTAACATCGAGTGCATCGAATGCTGTGGAAAGCACTTGTACATGGGCACCAATGACTGCTTCATCCACCACTTCCTGCTGGATGAGGTCACTTCCTCCAAAGGGAAACTGAGTTACCTGGCTCAGAAGCTGCTGCACAAATATCTGGGCCTCAAGAAGCCGGTCGCTGAGCTGCGTGCCGCCTCAGCATTGGAGCGTCTGATAGTGCTTTGCGATGGAATAGTGTTCCTGGTCGACATGGTGACACTGGAGACTGTCCCCTcggcagcaggtggtggagccaaGATCAGAGGCGTGACAGCATTCTGCATCAACGAGAACCCAGTGAACGGTGATCCGTTCTGTGTGGAAATGGGCGTGCTCTCCTCCAAGCGGCGGACAGTGCAGATTTACATGGTGTATGAGGACAGAGTGCAGCTGGTCAAAGAGGTGACCACTCCTGAGCAGCCCTGCGCTGTCAGCGTTGATGGTTACTTCTTGTGCCTGGCCCTCGCTACACAGTATATGATTCTGAACTACAACACAGGAGCCTCCCAAGACCTCTTCCCTTACAACAGTGAAGAGAGGAGACCCATTGTGAAGAGGATCGGCAGGGAGGAGTTCCTCCTAGCAGCACCTGGCGGTCTGG GAATGTTTGCCAATGCAGAAGGGGTATCTCAGCGGGCTCCAGTTAACTGGTCAGAGAGCGTGATCGGTGCCGCTGTGTGTTTTCCGTACGTGGTGGCGTTGGATGAAAGCTTCATCACCATCCACAGCATGTTGGACCAACAGCTGAAACAAACACTTTCATTCAGGGATGGACACATTCTGCAAGACTTTGAAG GAAAGGTCATACTGGCTTCTACTAAGGCAGTGTATGTCCTGGTACCCCTGCCGCTGGAGAGACAGATCCAGGACTTACTGGCCAGTCACAGAGTGGAGGAGGCGCTTGTCCTCACAGAGGGAGCACAGCAAAATATTCCCAAAGACAAGTTTCAG ATTTTGCACAAAAGAATCCTCCAGCAGGCGGGCTTCATACAGTTCGGACAACTCCAGTTTCTAGAAGCAAAAGAACACTTCAG AAAGGGTCAGCTGGATGTGCGGGAGCTTATATCTCTTTACCCACTGCTGCTGCCAGCTTCCTCTACATTCACACGCTGCCACCCTCCTCTTCACGAGTTTGCAGATCTCAACCACCTGGCACAGGGCGACCAGGAAAAAGTGCTGCGATGCAAGAAATTTCTTATCAGTTATTTGGGAGAG GTACGAAGCACAGAGGTGGCCAACGGCTGCAGAGAGGACGTCGACACTGCACTGTTAAAGCTGTATGCTGAACAGGATCATGACAGCCTCCTAGACCTGCTAGCTTCAGACAACTCCTGCCTGCTAGCAGACAGTGTCCCATGGCTGGAGAAATATCACAA ATATTTTGCACTCGGGCTGCTCTATCATTATAATGGTCAGGATGCAGCAGCACTTCAG ttgtGGATTCGTGTGGTAGACGGGGATCTGCAGGACTCCACGAGATCTGACCTGTATGAATACATCATTGACTTTCTCTGCACCTGCTCCAACCTGGATCTCATATGGAAGTATGCAGACTGGGCCTTGCGGAAGGATCCCACC AAAGGTGTCCACATCTTTACTAAGAGACCTTCCAGTAAAGATCTGCCAGAAGTGAAACACGATGATGTTATCACGTACCTGGGAAAGCACAGCCAGGCGCTGCTCCTCTACCTGGAACACCTGGTGCTGGAGAGAAggataaag AAAGAGAAGTTCCACACACACCTGGCCGTGTTGTACCTGGAGAGAGTCTTGTCACTGCTGTCGGAGTCGCCATCAGATGAGGAGCAGCTCACCAGAGCTAGAGAGAGGCTCCAAGCTCTGCTCAGGGAGTCCAACCTATACCGTGCACAGTATCTTTTAG CTAAGATGGAGAACTGTGAACAGCTGCTGCTAGAGCGTGCGACACTACATGGAAAGCTGGAGGAGCATGACAAAGCACTGCATATATTGGTGCACGAGCTGAGAGACTTCCCATCCGCTGAGGCCTTCTGTATATGGGCCTCTTCTTGTCGGGATTCTGCTTACCGGCAGCAGCTTTTTCACCAGCTCTTGGGGGTGTATCTAGACGGGAGCCTTCCTGGAAACACTCAGACTGCAGCAGGAGGTGGAGACCTGGAGATGGCGGCAGTGGACCTCCTAAATCGTCACGGCGAGATGTTTGATGCAGTCCATGTCCTGCGCATGCTCCCTGACGGCTGGTcgctgcagctgctgcggccCTTTTTGGGTCGAGCCGTCAGGGCCAGTATGCATGCCTGCCGGACCTCCCAGATCGCTCTGGGGCTAGCCCACTCTGAaaaccttcaactgctgcatgACAGG TTGAAACACCGGAAGAAACCAATCTTTGTGTCTGAAAAGAAAGGATGCCACCTGTGCCACAACACCTTCAGCGAGCCTGATGTGGTGTGCCTGCCGGGTGGAGTGCCTGTCCATACTCACTGTGTCGCCCAGAGAGTAAGAGACTCTCCCACAAAGAGACAGTTAACTAATAGCAGTAACCATACGTGA
- the cul4a gene encoding cullin-4A, producing MAEDTRQDKRASFSAITEHNTNGMARTSAVASSKSGASKKLVIKNFKDRPKLAENYTEDTWLKLRDAVGAIQNSTSIKYNLEELYQAVENLCSYKVSPTLYKQLRQVCEDHVQAQIQQFREESLDNLSFLKRMNRCWQDHCRQTIMIRSIFLFLDRTYVLQNSLLPSIWDTGLELFRTHIVSDSAVQKRTVDGILEQIELERNGETVDRSLIRSLLGMLSDLQVYKDSFEERFLIETNRLYAAEGQRLMQERDVPEYLHHVARRLEEENDRIMSYLDQSTQKPLISCVEKQLLGEHMTAMLQKGLSTLLDENRVTELALLYQLFSKVKGGLPTLLQFWRDYIKSFGGEIVCTPEKDKDMVQDLLDFKDKMDNVAQSCFARNEGFINAMKEAFETFINKRPNKPAELIAKYVDSKLRAGNKEATEEELERILDKIMIIFRFIHGKDVFEAFYKKDLAKRLLVGKSASVDAEKSMLSKLKHECGAAFTSKLEGMFKDMELSKDIMIQFKQYMQNQSEPSNIELTVNILTMGYWPSYTPMEVHLPPEMVKLQEVFKLFYLGKHSGRKLQWQPTLGHAVLKAEFKEGKKELQVSLFQTLVLLMFNEGEEFSMEEIRTATGIEEGELRRTLQSLACGKARVLNKNPRGKDVEDGDRFNFNNDFKHKLFRIKINQIQMKETVEEQVSTTERVFQDRQYQIDAAVVRIMKMRKTLSHNLLVSELYNQLKFPVKPGDLKKRIESLIDRDYMERDKETPNQYHYVA from the exons ATGGCAGAGGACACCCGACAGGACAAGAGAGCCAGCTTCTCCGCTATAACCGAGCACAACACCAACGGGATGGCCAGGACCTCAGCTGTGGCCTCAAGCAAAAGTGGCGCTTCAAAGAAATTAGTGATCAAAAATTTCAAAG ACAGGCCAAAACTAGCCGAGAACTACACTGAGGACACGTGGCTGAAGCTACGAGATGCAGTGGGTGCCATTCAGAACAGCACCTCAATTAAGTACAATCTGGAAGAGCTCTATCAG GCGGTAGAGAACTTGTGTTCATATAAAGTCTCCCCAACACTGTACAAGCAGCTCCGTCAGGTCTGTGAAGATCACGTGCAGGCCCAGATCCAACAGTTCAGAGA AGAGTCTTTGGACAACCTTTCCTTCCTGAAGCGAATGAATCGCTGCTGGCAGGACCACTGCAGGCAAACT ATAATGATCCGAAGCATCTTTCTCTTCCTGGATCGTACCTATGTGCTTCAGAACTCCCTACTACCCTCCATCTG GGACACTGGGCTGGAGCTGTTTCGCACCCACATCGTAAGTGACAGTGCAGTTCAGAAGCGCACAGTAGATGGCATTTTGGAGCAGATAGAACTTGAGCGAAATGGAGAGACGGTCGACCGGAGTCTGATCAGGAGCCTGCTGGGCATGCTGTCAGACCTACAG gtttacaAAGATTCCTTTGAGGAGAGATTTTTGATTGAGACCAATCGTCTGTATGCAGCAGAGGGACAGCGGCTGATGCAGGAGAGAGAT gtgccTGAGTACCTGCACCACGTGGCTCGTCGGTTGGAGGAGGAGAACGATCGTATAATGAGCTACCTCGACCAGAGCACTCA GAAGCCACTTATTAGCTGCGTTGAGAAACAACTTTTAGGAGAACACATGACTGCAATGCTACAAAAAG GTCTGAGCACCCTGCTGGATGAGAATCGTGTGACTGAGCTGGCCCTCCTCTACCAGCTCTTCAGCAAGGTGAAGGGAGGACTTCCCACACTGCTGCAGttctggagggattacataaaG TCCTTCGGTGGAGAGATCGTATGTACTCCAGAGAAAGACAAGGACATGGTCCAAGACCTGCTGGACTTCAAAGACAAAATGGACAATGTAGCACAGAGCTGCTTTGCACGGAACGAGGGATTCATCAACGCCATGAAGGAGGCTTTTGAGACCTTCATCAACAAGAGGCCCAACAAACCTGCTGAGCTTATcg CTAAATATGTGGATTCGAAGCTGAGAGCAGGGAACAAGGAGGCTacagaggaggagctggagagaatCCTTGATAAGATCATGATAATCTTCCGTTTCATACATG gGAAAGATGTGTTTGAAGCGTTTTATAAGAAGGACTTGGCCAAGCGTCTGCTGGTCGGCAAGAGTGCCTCTGTTGACGCTGAAAAGTCCATGCTCTCCAAGCTCAAACACG AATGCGGAGCAGCATTTACCAGTAAGCTAGAGGGCATGTTCAAGGACATGGAACTGTCCAAAGACATCATGATCCAATTCAAACAG TATATGCAGAACCAGAGCGAGCCAAGCAACATAGAACTTACTGTCAACATCCTCACCATGGGCTACTGGCCCTCATACACACCCATGGAGGTCCACTTGCCCCCAGAG ATGGTCAAACTCCAGGAGGTGTTCAAGCTGTTCTACCTGGGGAAGcacagtgggaggaagctgcAATGGCAGCCAACACTGGGCCACGCTGTGCTTAAGGCGGAGTTTAAAGAG GGTAAAAAGGAGCTGCAGGTCTCGCTTTTCCAGACGCTAGTGCTGCTGATGTTTAATGAGGGAGAGGAATTCAGCATGGAGGAGATTCGCACCGCCACCGGCATAG AGGAGGGAGAGCTCAGACGTACACTGCAGTCCCTGGCGTGTGGAAAAGCGCGCGTCCTCAACAAGAACCCCCGAGGCAAAGACGTGGAAGACGGAGACCGTTTCAATTTCAACAACGATTTTAAACACAAACTGTTCCGCATCAAGATCAACCAGATCCAGATGAAGGAAacg gTGGAGGAGCAGGTAAGCACCACAGAGCGTGTGTTCCAAGACAGGCAGTATCAGATTGATGCAGCTGTGGTGCGCATCATGAAGATGAGGAAGACCCTCAGTCATAATCTACTGGTGTCGGAGCTCTACAACCAGCTGAAGTTCCCTGTAAAG CCCGGCGATCTGAAGAAACGGATCGAGTCGCTCATAGACAGAGACTACATGGAACGTGACAAGGAGACTCCTAACCAGTACCACTATGTTGCCTGA